Within Paenibacillus albicereus, the genomic segment CGGTCCAGCCACAGGTAATAGGCGATCGCCTGGCCGATCTTGTCCAGATCGCCGTCCACGGCCGTCCGCAGCGGCTCCGACGTGTCCTCGGATGCTTCATCGAGGAGCTTGACGAGCTCGCTCCGCGAGCGCCTCAGCGCCGTCAGGTTCATCTCCACGGCTTTCCGCCATTTCAGCACGAAAAAGTCCGCGAACGTCTGGTGCCAGTCCCGCTCGACCTCGTACAGGTCCTTGCGAGAGCCCTTTTCCCATACCTTGTTGACCATATTCAAATCGACCAGCGTACGGATGCCCGTGCTCATGCTGGTCTTGCTCATCTCCATCGCCTGGCCCATCTCGTCGAGATTCATCGGCTTGTCCTGGAAAAACATGAGGCCGTACAGCAGCCCGGTCGATTGCGTGATCCCGTACAGATCCATGTTCTTGCCGATGGATTCGATCACCCGCTTGCGGGCTTTTTGGATCGCCTGCTCCTGACCTGGCTCCAGTCGGGCAAATTCGTCGTTCATCGGGTCCGCTCCTTCGTCGCCGTCTCGGCTGACAAAGTAATTGTAAGAGACATATTGCGCAATGTAAAGCGGTGAAAGGAAGAGGAATAATTAGCAAGCGGGAGCATTCAAGAGATCAATTATATTCAGAAAAAACCGTACATACAAAATATACGGAATTAACGGTTGACGGTTCCGAGTCGGATTCGCTAGACTTGTTCGAGTGAACGCCCGGCCGATGGGGCCGCGGCGCGAGGAGGTGCAGGCATTTGCCCATCATTGAAGTCAAGGACCTGACCAAGGTGTTCGGCGAGGATCCGAAACGGGTCTCCGCCCTATTGAGCCAGGGATGGTCGAAGGACCGCATTTTCAACGAGACGAAGCATACGGTAGGGGTCAATCAGGTGTCCTTTTCGGTAGAGCCCGGCGAAATCTTCGTCATCATGGGGCTGTCCGGGAGCGGCAAGTCGACGCTCGTCCGGCTGCTCAACCGGCTGATCGAGCCCACGTCGGGGACGATCGGAATCGACGGCCAGGAGATCACGCGTCTCGGCGCCGAGCAGCTGAGGACCGTGCGGCAGAAAAAGATCAGCATGGTGTTCCAGAAGTTCGCGCTGTTCCCGCACCGCACGCTGCTGGAGAACGTGGAGTACGGCCTGGAGGTGCAGAAGGTGGCCAAGCGCGACCGCGAGCCGAAAGCCCGCGAAGCGCTGAAGCTGGTCGGGCTGGACGCCCGGGCGGACAGCTATCCCGACGAGCTGAGCGGCGGCATGCAGCAGCGGGTCGGGCTGGCCCGCGCGCTGGCCAACGATCCCGACATCCTGCTCATGGACGAGGCGTTCAGCGCGCTCGATCCGCTGATCCGCAAGGACATGCAGGACGAGCTGCTCGATCTGCAGGAGACGATGAAGAAGACGATCGTCTTCATCACGCATGATCTCGACGAGGCGCTGCGCATCGGCGACCGGATCGCCCTCATGAAGGACGGCGCGATCGTGCAGATCGGCACGCCGGAGGAGATCATGGTGAATCCGGCGAGCGAGTACGTCGAGCGCTTCGTCGAGGATGTCGATCTGTCCAAGGTGCTGACGGCGGCGCATGTGATGCGCCGGCCGGAGACGATCGGCATCGACCGCGGCGCGCGGGTCGCGCTGCAGCTCATGCGGGAGAGCGGCATCTCCAACCTGTTCGTCACCGACCGCAGCCGCCGGCTGATCGGCGTGCTGACGGCGGAGGACGCCTCGGAGGCGGCGCGCCGCGGCCTGCCGCTGGAGGACATCGTCATCCGCGACGCGCCGACGGTCGCTCCCGACGTGCTGCTGAACGAGCTGTTCGAGCTCGTCGGCCGCAGCAAGGTGCCGGTCGCCGTCGTGAACGAGGCCGGCCGCATCGTCGGCGTCATCGTGCGCGGAGCGGTGCTCGGCGCGCTGGCCGGACATGTGCCGGGACGGGAGGTGGATGGACGTGCTTCCGAAACTACCGCTGGATAAATGGGTCGATGCGGCGGTCGACTGGATCGAGAGCAGCCTCGGCTTCCTGCTCGATCCGATCGCGGCCGGCATCGAGGGCGCGGTCGAGGGCATCTCCTACGTGCTGCATGTGCTGCCCGCGCTGGCGATGATCGTGCTGCTGGCCTTGATCGCGTGGCGGTTCATGCGCTGGAAGATGGCGCTGTTCACGCTCGTCGGCCTGTTCCTGATCGACAATCTCGGCTATTGGGACCATACGATGGATACGCTGGCGCTCGTGCTGACGTCGGCGATCGTGAGCATCGCCATCGGCGTCCCGATCGGCATCGCCTGCGCGCGCAGCCTCAGGACGCAGCAGATCGTGACGCCGATCCTCGACTTCATGCAGACGATGCCGGCGTTCGTCTACCTGATCCCGGCGGTGACGTTCTTCAACCTGGGCGTCGTGCCCGGCGTCATCGCCTCGGTCATCTTCGCCGTGCCGCCGACGATCCGGCTGACGAACCTCGGCATCCGGCAGGTGCCCGCCGATCTCGTGGAGGCGGCCGACTCGTTCGGCTCGACGCCGGCGCAGAAGCTGGTCAAGGTGCAGCTGCCGCTGGCCGTGCCGTCCATCATGGCCGGCATCAACCAGACGATCATGCTGGCGCTGTCGATGGTCGTCATCGCGTCGCTGATCGGCGCGCAGGGCATCGGAGCGGACGTCTACCGGGCGGTCAGCCAGATCAAGACCGGCAAAGGCTTCGAGGCGGGCCTCGCGATCGTCATCCTGGCGATCTTCCTCGATCGCCTGACGCAGCACTTGGTCAAAGGAAAACGACAAGCAGACAGGAGAGGGTAATTCTTGAACCGAAACTGGATGAAATCGATCGGAGCGGCCGCGATCGCGGCGACGCTCGTCGTGGCGGGATGCTCGTCGAACGGCAATGCAGATGCGGATGGGGCGTCCGGCAGCGGCGGCGGCTCCGTCGGCAAGGCGGTGAGCCACAAGATCGTCGGCATCGATCCCGGCGCCGGCCTGATGGCCGCGGCGGAACGCGCCGTCTCGGACTACGGC encodes:
- a CDS encoding ABC transporter permease; its protein translation is MDVLPKLPLDKWVDAAVDWIESSLGFLLDPIAAGIEGAVEGISYVLHVLPALAMIVLLALIAWRFMRWKMALFTLVGLFLIDNLGYWDHTMDTLALVLTSAIVSIAIGVPIGIACARSLRTQQIVTPILDFMQTMPAFVYLIPAVTFFNLGVVPGVIASVIFAVPPTIRLTNLGIRQVPADLVEAADSFGSTPAQKLVKVQLPLAVPSIMAGINQTIMLALSMVVIASLIGAQGIGADVYRAVSQIKTGKGFEAGLAIVILAIFLDRLTQHLVKGKRQADRRG
- a CDS encoding GbsR/MarR family transcriptional regulator produces the protein MNDEFARLEPGQEQAIQKARKRVIESIGKNMDLYGITQSTGLLYGLMFFQDKPMNLDEMGQAMEMSKTSMSTGIRTLVDLNMVNKVWEKGSRKDLYEVERDWHQTFADFFVLKWRKAVEMNLTALRRSRSELVKLLDEASEDTSEPLRTAVDGDLDKIGQAIAYYLWLDRVIDLLESGGIYEHVPKEPRPD
- a CDS encoding quaternary amine ABC transporter ATP-binding protein gives rise to the protein MPIIEVKDLTKVFGEDPKRVSALLSQGWSKDRIFNETKHTVGVNQVSFSVEPGEIFVIMGLSGSGKSTLVRLLNRLIEPTSGTIGIDGQEITRLGAEQLRTVRQKKISMVFQKFALFPHRTLLENVEYGLEVQKVAKRDREPKAREALKLVGLDARADSYPDELSGGMQQRVGLARALANDPDILLMDEAFSALDPLIRKDMQDELLDLQETMKKTIVFITHDLDEALRIGDRIALMKDGAIVQIGTPEEIMVNPASEYVERFVEDVDLSKVLTAAHVMRRPETIGIDRGARVALQLMRESGISNLFVTDRSRRLIGVLTAEDASEAARRGLPLEDIVIRDAPTVAPDVLLNELFELVGRSKVPVAVVNEAGRIVGVIVRGAVLGALAGHVPGREVDGRASETTAG